CCGGCTGCAGCCCGGCGGGTTGTACGACCCGATCAACATGCCGGTGCTGCACCACATCCAGCAGGCCCTCCGCGCGCACTCGCTCTTCAAACTCGACACCGACTACGTCATCAAGGACGGCCAGGTCGTCATCGTCGACGAGTTCACGGGCCGTCTCATGCCGGGCCGCCGCTGGAGCGACGGCCTCCACCAGGCGGTCGAGGCGAAGGAGAAGGTGAAGATCGAGCGCGAGAACCAGACGCTCGCGACGATCACCTTTCAGAACTACTTCCGCAAGTACGAGAAGCTGTCGGGCATGACCGGCACGGCCGCCACCGAGGCCGAGGAGTTCGCGAAGATCTACAAGCTCGACGTCATCGCGGTCCCGACGAACCGGCCGCTCGTCCGGGTCGAGGAGCCCGATCTCGTCTACAAGACCGAGCGCGAGAAGTTCGACGCGATCGTCGGTGACATCACCGAACAGCAGGGCCAGGGGCGGCCGGTACTCGTGGGGACGGTCTCGGTCGAGAAGTCGGAGCGGCTCTCGGGCATGCTGAAGCGCCGCGGCGTGAAGCACGTCGTGCTCAACGCCAAGTACCACGCGCAGGAAGCCGAGATCGTCGCGCAGGCCGGCCGGCGCGGCACGGTCACGGTCGCCACCAACATGGCGGGCCGCGGCACCGACATCCTGCTCGGCGGCAACGCCGAGTTCATGGCCCGCCAGCGGTGCCTGGCCGACGAGGTGGCCGAGCGGCTTCCAAAGGGCCAGGAGCGCTTCGTCGACGACGAGGAGTTCGTCTACTTCTTCCACATCGAGGCCTTCTACCGCGTGCCGCGGGCCGAGTACGAGCGCCGCTTCGAGGAGTTCCGGCGCGAGACGTCGCTCGAGCACGACGAGGTCGTGCGCCTCGGCGGCCTGCACATCATCGGCACCGAGCGTCACGAGGCGCGCCGCATCGACAACCAGCTGCGCGGGCGCGCCGGCCGGCAGGGCGACCCCGGGTCGTCGCGCTTCTACCTGTCGCTCGAGGACGACCTGATGCGCATCTTCGGGTCGGGCCGGATCTCGGGCCTGATGGAGCGGCTCGGCATGGAAGAGGGCGTGCCCATCGAACACGGGATGGTCACGAAGGCGATCGAGCGCGCCCAGAAGCAGGTCGAAGCGCAGAACTTCTCGGTCCGCAAGCACCTGCTCGAGTACGACGACGTCATGAACAAGCAGCGCGAGAACATCTACTCGCTGCGGCGGCAGCTGCTCGAGGCGCGCATCCAGATCGACGACGAGACGCGTGTCGGCCCGCACGCCTACCTGCTGACGCTCGCCGAGGACGTGCTCGGCGCGCTGATGGACACGCACTGCGACGAGAAGCTCGACCCCGAGGACTGGGACATCGACGCGCTCGAGCAGGAGGTGTTCCAGGTCTACGGGATCGACCCCAACGACCTCGAGGAGATCGATCCGGCCGAACAGACGGCCGACGAGATTCGTGAGGTCCTGTGGAGCGAGATCAGGGCGCGCTTCGAGAAGAAGGAGCACGACGTCGGCGACGACATCCTCCGGCTGTCCGAGGACGTGCGCGCACAGGTCGTAGGTGCCGACGTGCTCGCGCAGGCGATGGCCACGGCCGACGAGGCCGAGCGCGCCAGGATCGTCGGCCGCGCCGTGCTCGAGCCCATCGAGCGCAACATCATGCTG
The Acidobacteriota bacterium DNA segment above includes these coding regions:
- the secA gene encoding preprotein translocase subunit SecA, with product MINTILASVFGTQNERELKRIRPLVAEVNARESSVRALADDALRLKTAELRERLGRGATLDELLPDAFAVVREAGRRVLDMRHFDVQLIGGIVLHHGKIAEMKTGEGKTLVATLPAYLNALAGKGVHVVTVNDYLARRDSEWMGRIYRFLGMSVGVIQHELTDAERRVAYACDITYGTNNEFGFDYLRDNMKFELAQFVQRPHYFAIVDEVDSILIDEARTPLIISGPAEESTELYYEVDRIIPRLKPGAVTQGNVKAEEREALEQTGDFLVDEKHKTVALTESGMALAEKLLAHRLQPGGLYDPINMPVLHHIQQALRAHSLFKLDTDYVIKDGQVVIVDEFTGRLMPGRRWSDGLHQAVEAKEKVKIERENQTLATITFQNYFRKYEKLSGMTGTAATEAEEFAKIYKLDVIAVPTNRPLVRVEEPDLVYKTEREKFDAIVGDITEQQGQGRPVLVGTVSVEKSERLSGMLKRRGVKHVVLNAKYHAQEAEIVAQAGRRGTVTVATNMAGRGTDILLGGNAEFMARQRCLADEVAERLPKGQERFVDDEEFVYFFHIEAFYRVPRAEYERRFEEFRRETSLEHDEVVRLGGLHIIGTERHEARRIDNQLRGRAGRQGDPGSSRFYLSLEDDLMRIFGSGRISGLMERLGMEEGVPIEHGMVTKAIERAQKQVEAQNFSVRKHLLEYDDVMNKQRENIYSLRRQLLEARIQIDDETRVGPHAYLLTLAEDVLGALMDTHCDEKLDPEDWDIDALEQEVFQVYGIDPNDLEEIDPAEQTADEIREVLWSEIRARFEKKEHDVGDDILRLSEDVRAQVVGADVLAQAMATADEAERARIVGRAVLEPIERNIMLQIVDTQWKDHLYSLDHLKDGIGLRGYGQRDPLVEYKKESFALFQGMRERVDEETLKYLWRLRPVVNDGRSPEPVRGAPARRPTPTTTTASRASLPAFAGVAAGGPRPARSGGDDVVKTVRREEPKVGRNDPCPCGSGKKYKKCHGAN